The following nucleotide sequence is from uncultured Draconibacterium sp..
GCATAAAAACCATTATCATCGAAAAAATCCACTACTCGAAAGAGGAAAAAGAGCCGGTGAATTTTTCGGATGTAATTGCATCCGATGTTAGTCACGACTATTCTTATATAAGTAAACTGTTTTCTTCGGTTGAAGGAATTACTATCGAGAAATACATCATCAATCAAAAAATCGAAAGAGTAAAAGAATTGCTGGTGTACGGAGAACTCACTTTGAACGAAATCTCCTATCAATTGGGCTACAGTAGTGTTCAGCACCTTTCTAACCAATTTAAAAAGGTTACCGGATTAACACCTTCGCACTTTAAAAAGCTAAAAGAAAACAAGCGCAAACCGCTCGACGAAGTGTAAAATCCCAAAATCTTATAATTCATTTCCAAAATAGTGTAAACAAATTCTCCTGAACCTTGCTTTACTTTGTATTGTAAAATTAATAGAATGCAAGCAGGACAATACATAGTAAAATTTTTAGGCGATTTTGCCATCATCTTAGGAGAAATGGCTCCATATCTTTTACTGGGATTTTTCTTTGCAGGATTGTTGTATGCATTTATTCCTCGCGAAAAAATTGACAAGTATTTTAATGGTTCGCCATTTCGCTCATCTGTTTTTTCATCATTATTGGGAATTCCGCTGCCATTATGTTCGTGCGGAGTAATCCCAACCGGAGCAGCCTTATATAAAAATGGTGCTTCAAAAGGTGGAACTGTTTCGTTTTTGATTTCTACGCCACAAACTGGTGTAGATTCTATATTGGCAACATTTTCATTGATGGGATTACCATTTGCTATTATTCGTCCGATTGCCGCATTGATTACAGGAATCTTCGGAGGATTGATTACCAGTGTAATTACAAAAAATGAACCTGTAGAACAACATGTTGCAGAAACTGTATCAAAACCAAAATCATTAACTCATAAAATCAAGGCCATTTTTCGGTATGGTTTTGTGGAGTTTATTCAGGATATCTCAAAATGGCTGATCATTGGTCTCGTTTTAGCCGCCATTATTTCGGCTTTAATACCCAACGACTTTTTTGAGTTATTGAATATGTCGCCGATATTACAAATGCTGTTGATTCTGGTGGTCTCAGTTCCGCTGTACATTTGTGCAACCGGTTCAATTCCATTGGCTGCCATACTCATTTTAAAAGGAGTAAGTCCGGGTGCAGCTTTTGTACTGCTTATGGCAGGACCGGCAACCAACGCCGCTACCATTACAATGATCGGTAAAGTTTTAGGAAAGAAAAGTCTGTTTACCTATTTGGCAACCATTATAATTGGTGCAATGGGTTTCGGGTTGATCATCGATTATGCGATGCCGGTACAATGGTTTACAGAAATTACCAGTCAGCATTTAGGACACGATCATGGAACAAACCTGGCGTGGTGGCAGATTGGCTCAGGTGTTTTATTACTCGGACTGATTATAAACGGTTACATTCAAAAATACCTCGCAGCAAAACAAAATTCTGAATCACAATTAAAGAACGATATTATCAAAGTACAAACTATTAAAGTTGAAGGAATGACTTGCAACCATTGCAAGGCAAATGTGGAAAACAACCTCAAAAAACTGGCATTTGTTGACAATGCAGTAGTAAACCTGGCCGACAAATCGGTTACTTTGGAAGGCGACGATATCGACCTGGAAAAGGTAAAAGAAACTGTTGAATCGATTGGCTATAAAGCTGTATAAGCATAAAGCATGTTAAAGCTTTGTTAAACGGTAGGCTAATTCGTTTAAACCTTTAGTTTTGTAAAACGTTTATTTAGTGAAGTTCAACTATAAATGATAAGAAAACTCAACCATATAATTTTAGCGACTCTATTGTTGGCAACAACAATGGGATTTGCTGTGAGCAAACATTATTGCCACAGTTCGCTGGTTGATGTTTCTTTTTTCGCCAAGGCAGACTCGTGCTGCGACGATGGCGGATGTTGTACCAATGAAAATAACTTCTACCAGGTAAAAGAAGACTTTTCAGCACCTGCAATTTCTACAGTTCCGTTACTTGCTGAAATTGATGTTTTGAATCAGACGATTCTCGATCCTGATATTTTATTTCCAAACGAATTAACCGAAGAATTCGAATTAGCCGACGACCCGCCTCCTCCAACGGTTATGGAGTTTCTTGCGGCGGAGCAGTTATACCTTTTATGATATTATTATGATAATTAATCAGATCATGAATACTCATGATCCGGATTTTCTATTGTATTAATCTCATAGCTAAAAGGTATGCTAAATAAAATCATCAAATTTTTTCTTGAAAATAAGCTGGTTACGATAGTGGTTCTTATACTTCTTGTTAGTTGGGGAATCATAACTTCACCGTTTGGATGGGACACCGGAGTTCTGCCAAAAGATCCGGTACCCGTTGACGCAATTCCTGACATTGGAGAAAACCAGCAAATTGTATTTACCCAATGGATGGGACGGTCGCCGCAGGATATCGAGGATCAGATTTCTTATCCGTTAACAACTTACCTGCTGGGTATTCCGGGGGTTAAATCCATTCGTAGTTCGTCCATATTCGGTTTCTCCAGCATTTACATCATTTTTGATGAAGATATTGAGTTTTACTGGTCACGCTCGCGGATACTCGAAAAGCTGAATTCATTGCCGTCAGGCTTGTTACCTGATGGTGTTCAGCCCGCACTCGGTCCTGATGCAACAGCGCTTGGGCAAGTTTACTGGTACACCATTGAAGGGCGTGACAAAGACGGGAATCCGACCGGTGGTTGGGATTTACACGAAATCCGCACCGTGCAGGACTTTTTCGTGAAATACTCGTTGAATGCTGCTGAAGGAGTTTCAGAAGTCGCTTCCATTGGAGGATTTGTGCAGGAATACCAGATCGATGTTAACCCGGATGCACTGAAAGCCTACAACATTCCATTGCATAAAGTGATGCAGGCCGTTCAGAAATCGAATCGTGATGTGGGGGCAAAAACCATTGAGATCAACCAGGCGGAATACCTCGTTCGCGGACTGGGTTACATTAAATCAACAGAAGACATTGAAAAAGCTGTTGTTGCCGTTCAGGACAATGTGCCGATCCGGGTAAAAGACATTGCGGTTGTCAGTCTTGGCCCTTCGACTCGTCGTGGCGCGCTTGATAAAGACGGCGCCGAAGTAGTTGGTGGTGTCGTTGTGGCTCGTTATGGCGCCAACCCGCTGGAAGTCATTAACAATGTAAAAGCTAGAATTGCTGAAATAGCACCCGGACTGCCCAAAAAGACTTTGGACAACGGTGTGGAAAGTCAGCTTACAATCGTTCCGTTTTACGATCGTTCAACACTGATTCATGAAACACTGGGAACGTTGGAAGAAGCGCTATCGCTCGAAATTCTGATCGCCATTTTAGTAGTGATTGTGATGGTGCTTAATCTGAGGGCTTCGTTCCTGATCTCTAGCTTGTTGCCCATTGCAGTGTTAATGGTTTTTATTGCCATGCGCTATTTCCATGTTGATGCAAATATTGTAGCACTTTCGGGAATCGCCATTGCTATTGGAACCATGGTCGACCTGGGAATTATTCTCTCCGAAAACATTATAAAACACATTGAAGAAGCGCCTCCGGGACAGAAACTGATTTCAACAGTATACGACGGTGCTGCTGAAGTAAGCTCGGCCATTTTAACAGCCGTATCAACTACCATTGTAAGTTTTATTCCGGTATTTACCATGCAGGCTGCCGAAGGAAAACTGTTTGGACCGCTTGCATTTACCAAAACTTTTGCATTGGTATCTGCGCTAATTGTTTCGCTGATATTTTTGCCGGCTTTTGCACACTGGGTATTTGGAGCTAAAATCAAAAAGGAAAATATTGTACGATGGATAAACATCGCGATTATACCTGCCGGTATTATTGCTATTGTCGCCGGATATTCATGGGCCGGAGCCATCCTGATCGCCTTCGGTATTTCGGGATTACTCAATCAGATATATGGTGAAGAAGAGGTTAATACAACTGAAGATTCAAAAATCATCGCTTCACTGAAAAAATTTGGTCTGCTTGTTTTGAAACACGCCAGTATCATTATTTCAGTTATTGCCGTGGTTTGGCTGCTGGCTAAATACTGGCTGCCACTGGGCGCTTCACGAACAATTGTTACCAACTTCATTTTTGTTGGGCTGCTGGTAGGAATTATTTTAGGAGCTTTTCTTTTGCTCGAACATTTCTACAAACGCATTTTAACCTGGTGCCTGAATCATAAAGTGGCATTTCTGCTCATTCCATCTTTCCTTATTCTTGTGGGAATCACTTCATGGATGGGCTTTAACAACCTCTTTGGTTTTGTTCCGAAAGGTTTCGATAAACTGGGATGGAATGTTCGTACCACCAAAGTTTGGTCGACACTGGCACATTCCTTCCCGGGAGTTGGTAAAGAATTTATGCCTTCGCTTGATGAAGGAAGCTTTTTGCTGATGCCTACATCGATGCCGCACTCAGGTATGGCTTACAACCAAAAAGTGGTAGGTCAGCTCGATATGTTGTTGACCAACATTCCCGAAGTGGATTTGTCGGTTGGAAAAATGGGGCGTGTTGAATCGGCACTCGATCCGGCTCCTATTTCGATGTACGAAAACGTGATCAATTACAAACCGGAATACATGCTGAATGAAAAAGGTCACCGTGTGCGGTTTAAGGTAGATAAAGACAACAATTTTATACTGACGAACGGCGATAAACTCAACATCGAAGAAGCTTTACAGCGCGGAATTACAAGAGAAGATTTGATTCCGGATGATAAGGGAAATTTCTACCGCAACTGGCGCGATAAAATAAAATCGCCGGATGATATCTGGACTGAAATTGTGAATGTGACTAAAATTCCCGGCGTGACTTCGGCACCAAAACTTCAGCCGATTGAAACCC
It contains:
- a CDS encoding AraC family transcriptional regulator, whose protein sequence is MKQVLHIKNMVCNRCIKVVKEELEKLDIQIEAIELGKVDVSGSLSQEQTEEVRSVLNNNGFELIDDKKSQLIDRIKTIIIEKIHYSKEEKEPVNFSDVIASDVSHDYSYISKLFSSVEGITIEKYIINQKIERVKELLVYGELTLNEISYQLGYSSVQHLSNQFKKVTGLTPSHFKKLKENKRKPLDEV
- a CDS encoding permease, which produces MQAGQYIVKFLGDFAIILGEMAPYLLLGFFFAGLLYAFIPREKIDKYFNGSPFRSSVFSSLLGIPLPLCSCGVIPTGAALYKNGASKGGTVSFLISTPQTGVDSILATFSLMGLPFAIIRPIAALITGIFGGLITSVITKNEPVEQHVAETVSKPKSLTHKIKAIFRYGFVEFIQDISKWLIIGLVLAAIISALIPNDFFELLNMSPILQMLLILVVSVPLYICATGSIPLAAILILKGVSPGAAFVLLMAGPATNAATITMIGKVLGKKSLFTYLATIIIGAMGFGLIIDYAMPVQWFTEITSQHLGHDHGTNLAWWQIGSGVLLLGLIINGYIQKYLAAKQNSESQLKNDIIKVQTIKVEGMTCNHCKANVENNLKKLAFVDNAVVNLADKSVTLEGDDIDLEKVKETVESIGYKAV
- a CDS encoding efflux RND transporter permease subunit, with amino-acid sequence MLNKIIKFFLENKLVTIVVLILLVSWGIITSPFGWDTGVLPKDPVPVDAIPDIGENQQIVFTQWMGRSPQDIEDQISYPLTTYLLGIPGVKSIRSSSIFGFSSIYIIFDEDIEFYWSRSRILEKLNSLPSGLLPDGVQPALGPDATALGQVYWYTIEGRDKDGNPTGGWDLHEIRTVQDFFVKYSLNAAEGVSEVASIGGFVQEYQIDVNPDALKAYNIPLHKVMQAVQKSNRDVGAKTIEINQAEYLVRGLGYIKSTEDIEKAVVAVQDNVPIRVKDIAVVSLGPSTRRGALDKDGAEVVGGVVVARYGANPLEVINNVKARIAEIAPGLPKKTLDNGVESQLTIVPFYDRSTLIHETLGTLEEALSLEILIAILVVIVMVLNLRASFLISSLLPIAVLMVFIAMRYFHVDANIVALSGIAIAIGTMVDLGIILSENIIKHIEEAPPGQKLISTVYDGAAEVSSAILTAVSTTIVSFIPVFTMQAAEGKLFGPLAFTKTFALVSALIVSLIFLPAFAHWVFGAKIKKENIVRWINIAIIPAGIIAIVAGYSWAGAILIAFGISGLLNQIYGEEEVNTTEDSKIIASLKKFGLLVLKHASIIISVIAVVWLLAKYWLPLGASRTIVTNFIFVGLLVGIILGAFLLLEHFYKRILTWCLNHKVAFLLIPSFLILVGITSWMGFNNLFGFVPKGFDKLGWNVRTTKVWSTLAHSFPGVGKEFMPSLDEGSFLLMPTSMPHSGMAYNQKVVGQLDMLLTNIPEVDLSVGKMGRVESALDPAPISMYENVINYKPEYMLNEKGHRVRFKVDKDNNFILTNGDKLNIEEALQRGITREDLIPDDKGNFYRNWRDKIKSPDDIWTEIVNVTKIPGVTSAPKLQPIETRLVMLQTGMRAPMGIKVYGPDLATIEDFGIKLENILKTVPSVKAQAVFADRIVGKPYLLFDIDRDKISRYGLNVEDVQQTIETAVGGMKITSTVEGRERFPVRVRYPRELRDDPESLGKILMKTPTGAQVPLNQLVHINYQRGPQAIKSEETFLVGYVLFDKNEGFSEVTVVNDAQKVIQDKIDSGELTVPAGITYKFSGSYENQIRAEKRLSIIVPIVLVIVFLILYFQFKSVSTSLMVFSGIAMAFSGGFLMIWLYAQGWFMDFSVFGTNFRDLFQMHTINLSVAVWVGFIALFGIATDDGVLIATYLDQSFERNRPKNLSEVRAAVVEAGLRRIRPALMTVGTTMIALLPVLTSTGRGSDIMIPMAIPSFGGMAVALISIFVVPVLYSFREERKLKKQ